The following are encoded together in the Bacteroidota bacterium genome:
- a CDS encoding efflux RND transporter periplasmic adaptor subunit: protein MKGETMMMMNFKKAWQGHDGVVSLLHKYFVGTGLPAVGRFGPQAGVRSALAALVLAFTILACSNPEPGKSSSDTHAHQPQKAEEYYTCPMHPSVRSDRPGACPVCNMALVKKTAQQDLSADETANLQAVSLSPTQRVMANVSVVMAKRQAVSRDIQAVGIISYAEPNYKHISMRFPGRLEKLYISYTGQQVRKGDPVADVYSPEAISAQQEYLLALNSYEQASKGMQSFASSAEQLLEQAEQKLLQWGFSPRQVSRLKETRKVNHIVTVYSQVSGTVVKKSVDPQHYAATGEDMFDIADLSTVWIYLDVYERDIRFVAAGQSVQITTEAYPTEKFNGKVIFIDPVVNPETRTIRVRTEFPNPQFKLKPNMYATATINVPKAEAIVVPSTAVISTGKRNVVWVEVMENSFEPRDVVVGASRNGLTAILNGLEEGDHVVESGGYLLDSESALQQPASANPHAGHEPKPADKDHSSHPSNIQEIKIRVKDGYTPDVVKVKAGVPVKLLLQRDERSACSDEFVIETYGIHRTLRPFATTVIEFTPKEAGEIPFTCGMKMLHGKILVEAR, encoded by the coding sequence TTGAAAGGTGAAACCATGATGATGATGAATTTCAAGAAAGCCTGGCAAGGACACGACGGAGTCGTGTCCCTACTACACAAATATTTCGTAGGGACGGGCCTGCCCGCCGTAGGGCGGTTCGGCCCGCAGGCGGGGGTGAGGTCGGCACTGGCAGCGCTTGTGCTTGCGTTTACTATTCTGGCTTGTTCGAACCCCGAACCGGGGAAAAGCTCATCCGACACGCATGCACACCAGCCTCAGAAAGCCGAAGAATACTACACCTGCCCGATGCATCCCTCCGTTCGCTCGGACAGGCCGGGCGCGTGTCCCGTGTGCAACATGGCACTCGTGAAGAAGACGGCCCAGCAGGATTTGTCTGCTGATGAAACAGCGAACCTCCAGGCAGTGAGCCTCTCGCCAACACAACGTGTTATGGCAAACGTCTCGGTCGTGATGGCGAAGCGGCAAGCGGTAAGCAGAGATATCCAGGCAGTCGGCATCATCAGTTACGCGGAGCCGAACTACAAGCACATCAGCATGCGTTTCCCGGGCCGGTTGGAGAAACTCTACATCTCATACACAGGCCAGCAAGTCCGCAAGGGCGATCCTGTTGCCGATGTGTACAGTCCCGAAGCAATTTCCGCGCAACAAGAATATCTTCTCGCGCTCAATTCGTACGAGCAAGCATCGAAAGGCATGCAATCGTTTGCATCGTCTGCTGAACAACTTCTGGAACAAGCGGAGCAGAAACTTCTTCAGTGGGGATTCTCGCCGCGTCAAGTCTCCCGGCTGAAGGAGACTCGCAAAGTCAATCATATTGTGACCGTGTACTCTCAAGTGAGCGGAACAGTTGTGAAGAAGAGCGTTGACCCGCAGCATTATGCTGCGACGGGCGAGGATATGTTCGACATTGCCGATCTCTCGACTGTGTGGATTTATCTTGATGTGTATGAGAGGGATATCCGGTTTGTTGCCGCGGGCCAATCAGTGCAGATCACAACTGAAGCATATCCGACCGAGAAGTTCAACGGCAAAGTCATTTTCATTGACCCGGTGGTGAACCCTGAAACGAGAACCATCCGTGTCCGCACGGAGTTTCCGAATCCTCAATTCAAGCTGAAGCCCAATATGTATGCGACCGCAACAATCAACGTCCCGAAGGCCGAGGCCATTGTTGTTCCATCAACTGCCGTCATCTCAACCGGCAAGCGGAATGTTGTGTGGGTTGAGGTGATGGAAAACAGCTTTGAACCGAGGGATGTTGTCGTAGGCGCATCGCGGAATGGTTTAACGGCGATTCTCAACGGCCTTGAAGAAGGCGATCATGTCGTCGAATCAGGCGGCTATCTGCTGGATTCCGAAAGCGCATTGCAGCAGCCCGCTTCCGCCAATCCTCATGCAGGTCATGAACCGAAGCCGGCAGACAAGGATCATTCGTCTCATCCTTCCAACATTCAAGAAATCAAGATTCGCGTGAAGGATGGCTACACGCCGGATGTCGTGAAGGTGAAAGCGGGAGTTCCCGTTAAGCTTCTGCTGCAACGGGATGAGCGTTCCGCGTGCAGCGATGAATTTGTGATTGAGACGTATGGCATTCATCGTACGCTTCGTCCATTTGCGACGACTGTAATCGAGTTCACGCCGAAGGAAGCAGGCGAGATTCCCTTCACGTGCGGGATGAAGATGCTGCACGGGAAGATTCTGGTTGAGGCGAGGTAA
- a CDS encoding T9SS type A sorting domain-containing protein, protein MKTKFVLLAFLMLFPCGATYAQTQFWEPTTGPRGGKVYSLAPGIQGSLFCGTLDGVFLSTNSGQTWTRRSSGLSNRYIRALCASPNDFVFAGTDYYGGGGIFRSTDNGLNWNQANNGLSTYPIINCLVADAEGKIFAGTQGDGVFKTTTNGDSWFAINSNLSNMYVYSIALSGSNDIYIGTYAGVFSSTNRGESWSQTSLTTNYVVALVTNTDGHVFAGIHNGGLFRSTDRGMTWTQLSNGLTTVQMRALTIDSANTLFLGTTAGVFRSSDNGENWAAINAGLEDTVVTCITSVRGSHLIAGTGTTVFRMAHAVTSWERSDDGLVATRIPALSASADGFLYAGSWGGVFRSANRGQSWTRSSDGVPSGTVLSTAVDSRGYVYASTSVGVYRSTDTGVHWQQIRDGASCLAVNRDNHIFAGTMIGAYRSTDGGATWSHLTTGTIHSDFHAICISAEGTIYASVGDIIGHNLSALFISTDNGESWTITSLQFLSIFSIAVNGQGTIFAGTSSIYRSTDRGLTWTQTSLGTSASWISALQVNALGHIFAVTDGAGVFRSTNNGESWSEVSQGLDNMRLQSLAIDSSGFLYVGSGGYGVFRSRESTTAIDLPETELPREVVLHHNYPNPFNPTTAIRFELPTSSFVSLKVFDVLGREVATLVSGRLEAGRHSSSWNAGAFSSGMYFYRIVADGYVATKRMLLLK, encoded by the coding sequence ATGAAAACAAAGTTCGTTCTTCTCGCATTCCTCATGCTTTTCCCCTGTGGCGCGACTTATGCTCAAACGCAGTTCTGGGAACCAACCACCGGACCTCGTGGAGGGAAGGTTTACTCGCTCGCTCCCGGCATACAAGGTAGTCTGTTTTGCGGCACCCTCGATGGCGTATTCCTCTCTACAAACTCTGGCCAGACATGGACTAGAAGAAGCAGCGGACTGAGCAATCGCTATATTCGCGCTTTGTGTGCTAGTCCCAACGATTTCGTGTTTGCCGGTACAGATTACTATGGCGGTGGTGGCATCTTCCGTTCAACTGACAACGGTCTGAATTGGAACCAAGCAAACAATGGTTTGTCAACCTATCCAATCATTAATTGTCTAGTCGCTGATGCTGAGGGCAAGATATTCGCAGGCACACAGGGTGATGGCGTGTTCAAGACGACAACGAATGGCGACTCATGGTTTGCCATCAATTCAAACTTGTCAAACATGTATGTGTATTCGATTGCGTTGTCCGGATCGAACGATATCTACATCGGGACATATGCAGGAGTATTCTCTTCTACAAATCGGGGAGAAAGCTGGTCGCAGACATCACTCACAACGAACTACGTTGTCGCTCTAGTGACCAACACCGACGGACACGTGTTCGCGGGGATCCACAATGGAGGATTGTTCAGATCCACGGACCGTGGTATGACCTGGACACAACTCTCCAACGGATTGACAACCGTCCAAATGCGTGCACTTACAATTGACTCTGCCAACACTCTGTTTTTGGGCACAACGGCGGGAGTATTTCGATCAAGCGACAATGGAGAGAATTGGGCGGCAATCAATGCAGGTTTGGAAGACACGGTTGTCACTTGTATTACCAGTGTACGAGGCAGTCACCTCATTGCTGGGACCGGGACAACAGTATTTCGTATGGCACACGCCGTCACCTCTTGGGAAAGAAGTGATGACGGTCTTGTTGCAACACGCATCCCAGCCCTTTCTGCCTCGGCCGACGGATTTCTCTACGCCGGATCATGGGGAGGCGTTTTTCGTTCGGCAAATAGGGGACAAAGTTGGACAAGGTCCAGCGACGGTGTGCCTTCCGGGACAGTCCTTTCAACGGCAGTGGACTCTCGCGGATATGTTTATGCATCAACATCAGTCGGGGTCTACCGCTCCACAGATACCGGTGTGCACTGGCAACAAATTCGCGACGGTGCCAGCTGCCTTGCTGTCAATCGCGACAACCACATTTTTGCAGGTACCATGATTGGTGCCTATAGATCCACAGATGGCGGAGCCACTTGGTCTCATCTTACAACCGGAACCATTCACTCGGACTTTCATGCGATATGCATATCAGCCGAGGGAACAATCTATGCGAGCGTGGGTGACATCATCGGGCACAACCTTTCGGCACTCTTTATTTCAACGGACAATGGTGAAAGTTGGACTATCACGTCGTTACAATTTCTGTCCATCTTTTCCATCGCAGTGAATGGCCAAGGAACAATCTTTGCAGGAACCAGCTCTATCTACCGATCAACAGACAGAGGCCTGACGTGGACACAGACTAGCCTTGGGACGTCGGCTTCGTGGATTTCTGCCCTCCAAGTTAATGCTCTTGGTCATATTTTTGCCGTGACGGATGGAGCTGGCGTTTTTCGTTCAACGAATAACGGCGAGTCGTGGAGCGAAGTTAGTCAAGGACTCGATAACATGCGGCTCCAATCTCTCGCGATTGATTCGAGCGGATTCCTTTATGTCGGAAGCGGCGGGTATGGCGTATTTCGCAGCAGAGAATCGACCACGGCGATAGACTTGCCTGAGACAGAACTACCGAGAGAAGTCGTTCTCCACCACAACTACCCAAACCCCTTCAACCCGACAACAGCAATTCGTTTTGAGTTGCCAACCTCGAGTTTCGTTTCGCTGAAGGTGTTCGATGTGTTGGGGCGGGAAGTTGCCACTCTGGTGTCAGGCAGACTTGAGGCGGGTAGGCATTCAAGCAGTTGGAATGCAGGGGCCTTTTCGAGCGGGATGTATTTCTACAGGATTGTTGCCGACGGATATGTCGCAACGAAACGGATGCTTTTGCTCAAATAG
- a CDS encoding T9SS type A sorting domain-containing protein, giving the protein MKNSLKYTCLPFITSLLAALMCVTKTYAQSGWYWQNPLPQGNPLNDVFFTDANTGTAVGSTGTILRTTNGGANWIAQSSGTTSVLHGVSFTDANTGTVVGDVGTILRTTNGGTNWVAQVSGTTNQLLGVSFTDANIGTAVGYPGTILRTTNGGETWVAQASGTLDYVWGIYFTDADIGTAVGGGGKILRTTNGGTSWVPQSSGTTNTLYGISFIDANTGTAVGEFGKVLRTTNGGESWIPQSSGTGERLWAVTLTDTHTGTAVGNRGTILRTSNGGESWIPQSSGTLDQLYGVSFTDANYGTAVGFAGVVLHTANGGENWVAWVSGTTNTLWGVSFTNTNTGTAVGNAGKILRTTDGGANWIAQSSGTTNALRAVSFTDIDIGTAVGDVGTIIRTTNGGESWVAQTSGTAPGLLGLTFTDANTGTAVGSAGRILRTTNGGANWITQSSGTTSALNRIFFTDANTGTAVGAVGTILRTTNAGANWIAQSSGTTNALYGVYFSDANNGTAVGDAGTILRTTNGGANWEAQASGATQGLHDLAFIDANTGTAVGVGGGILRTTDGGESWISQWSGTSNSLYSIQFTDANTGTAVGAGGTILRTTTGGVVWVKDDRQSVVPRGFMLEQNYPNPFNPSTEIRYQMPEVGHVTLKVFDVLGREVATLVNEVKPPGEYTVQFDGSNLSSGVYFYRLQTPRFVATMRMAVVK; this is encoded by the coding sequence ATGAAGAACTCTCTCAAATACACATGCCTCCCATTCATCACATCTCTCTTAGCGGCGTTGATGTGCGTGACCAAGACCTACGCGCAATCAGGTTGGTACTGGCAAAATCCGTTACCCCAAGGCAACCCGCTTAATGACGTATTCTTCACTGATGCCAACACCGGAACGGCCGTGGGAAGCACAGGAACAATTCTTCGCACGACCAACGGTGGCGCAAACTGGATAGCGCAATCAAGTGGAACGACGAGCGTACTCCATGGGGTCTCCTTCACCGATGCAAACACCGGAACAGTCGTGGGCGACGTCGGAACAATCCTTCGCACGACCAACGGTGGCACAAATTGGGTAGCTCAGGTAAGCGGAACAACGAACCAACTCCTTGGCGTTTCCTTCACCGATGCAAACATCGGAACGGCCGTCGGATACCCCGGAACAATACTTCGCACGACCAACGGCGGGGAAACCTGGGTAGCCCAGGCAAGCGGGACATTAGACTATGTATGGGGCATATATTTCACCGATGCCGATATTGGAACCGCAGTGGGAGGCGGTGGGAAAATCCTTCGCACGACCAACGGAGGCACAAGTTGGGTACCCCAGTCAAGCGGTACCACGAACACTCTTTATGGCATCTCCTTTATCGATGCTAACACAGGAACAGCGGTAGGGGAATTTGGCAAAGTTCTTCGTACGACCAACGGCGGCGAAAGTTGGATACCGCAGTCCAGTGGAACGGGAGAGCGGCTTTGGGCGGTTACCCTCACTGATACCCATACGGGAACGGCTGTGGGGAACCGAGGCACAATTCTTCGGACATCCAACGGCGGTGAAAGCTGGATACCGCAGTCAAGCGGAACGCTTGACCAGCTTTATGGGGTCTCTTTCACCGATGCTAACTATGGAACGGCGGTAGGATTTGCTGGAGTCGTTCTTCACACGGCAAACGGTGGTGAAAATTGGGTAGCCTGGGTAAGCGGAACGACGAACACGCTCTGGGGGGTCTCCTTCACGAATACCAACACGGGCACGGCAGTGGGCAACGCTGGAAAAATTCTAAGGACAACCGACGGCGGTGCGAACTGGATAGCGCAATCAAGTGGAACAACGAACGCACTCCGTGCGGTTTCCTTCACAGATATCGACATCGGTACGGCCGTGGGCGACGTTGGGACAATCATTCGTACAACCAACGGCGGTGAAAGCTGGGTGGCTCAGACAAGCGGAACGGCGCCAGGACTTCTTGGCCTTACCTTCACCGATGCCAACACCGGAACGGCAGTGGGATCAGCTGGAAGAATTCTCCGGACAACAAACGGGGGCGCAAACTGGATAACACAATCAAGTGGAACGACGAGCGCACTCAATAGAATCTTCTTCACCGATGCTAACACCGGAACGGCGGTGGGCGCCGTTGGAACAATTCTCCGTACGACCAACGCCGGCGCAAACTGGATTGCACAATCGAGTGGAACAACGAACGCCCTCTACGGGGTCTACTTTTCCGATGCCAACAACGGAACGGCCGTAGGCGACGCTGGAACGATTCTTCGCACGACCAACGGCGGCGCAAACTGGGAAGCTCAGGCGAGCGGAGCGACGCAGGGACTCCATGACCTCGCCTTCATCGATGCCAACACAGGAACGGCCGTGGGAGTGGGTGGAGGTATACTACGCACGACCGACGGCGGGGAAAGTTGGATATCGCAGTGGAGTGGCACGTCGAATTCACTCTATAGCATACAATTCACAGACGCCAACACTGGAACGGCCGTGGGAGCAGGTGGAACAATTCTTCGCACAACAACAGGCGGCGTGGTTTGGGTGAAGGACGACCGTCAATCAGTAGTGCCCCGGGGCTTTATGCTGGAGCAGAACTATCCGAACCCCTTCAATCCGAGTACAGAGATCAGATATCAGATGCCAGAGGTCGGACATGTCACACTCAAGGTGTTTGATGTGTTAGGTCGGGAAGTGGCAACGTTGGTGAATGAAGTGAAGCCGCCGGGCGAGTACACAGTACAGTTCGATGGCAGCAACCTTTCCAGTGGCGTGTACTTCTACAGACTTCAGACTCCGAGGTTTGTGGCCACAATGCGGATGGCGGTTGTGAAATGA
- a CDS encoding TolC family protein: MKCILTFLLPLQLLAQGNDTLNLSELVREALRNNPELKAFEYNRDMMELRTESEGTLPDPEFTYMREEMPRFRWNAAMMEKFGLLQTLPFPGKLSTETEIAEIRAEHAHHEHMERANEVLAKLRSMYFELWFVQQSIALNRENARLLEQFTKIAQTRYGVGQSPQQDVLKAFVEMAKLENQLMTLRQQELSAKAMLMSLLGRSPLDTLGVAAVPPDIRSLPTLDTLHQTAYRYRGMLLHDSLSVEEGEKMKSLAKKEYLPDFRLGIEYLRMPDNPGYRAWSVSAGITLPFAPWSLGRTSAKVEEASIGIVKARENLNNSRNMIRANISDLYFRAESFARQLENYTAVIVPQTEQALQASMMAYQTGKTDFLMLIDSYRMLVDVTMEKLMLRMQREQAVAELKREVGYAGIFEKRD; encoded by the coding sequence ATGAAATGCATATTGACGTTTCTTCTTCCACTGCAACTTCTTGCTCAAGGGAATGATACACTCAATCTTAGTGAGCTTGTCCGTGAAGCATTGCGGAACAATCCTGAACTCAAAGCCTTCGAGTACAACCGTGACATGATGGAACTGCGGACGGAAAGTGAAGGCACGCTTCCCGATCCCGAATTCACATACATGCGCGAGGAAATGCCGCGCTTCCGTTGGAATGCGGCAATGATGGAGAAGTTCGGGCTGCTGCAGACGCTCCCGTTTCCGGGAAAACTTTCCACCGAAACCGAGATTGCGGAGATTCGCGCAGAACACGCGCATCATGAACACATGGAGAGGGCAAACGAGGTTCTGGCAAAACTCCGTTCAATGTACTTCGAATTATGGTTCGTGCAGCAATCCATTGCGCTGAACCGCGAAAATGCTCGGCTGCTTGAACAGTTCACGAAGATAGCGCAAACGCGGTACGGTGTTGGCCAGTCACCTCAACAAGATGTGCTGAAGGCCTTCGTGGAAATGGCAAAACTCGAAAACCAACTCATGACGTTGCGACAACAAGAACTCAGTGCGAAAGCCATGCTCATGTCGTTGCTTGGCCGGTCACCGTTGGATACCCTCGGCGTCGCGGCGGTACCGCCGGACATACGTTCTTTGCCGACACTTGATACGCTGCATCAGACGGCGTACCGCTATCGCGGCATGTTGCTGCACGATTCTCTTTCCGTTGAAGAAGGGGAGAAGATGAAATCGTTGGCGAAGAAAGAGTATTTGCCTGACTTCAGACTCGGCATCGAGTATCTGAGAATGCCGGACAATCCGGGCTATCGTGCGTGGTCTGTTTCCGCCGGCATCACGCTTCCGTTTGCGCCGTGGAGTCTTGGCAGAACAAGCGCAAAGGTGGAAGAAGCGAGCATCGGCATAGTCAAGGCGCGGGAGAACTTGAACAATTCTCGCAATATGATTCGCGCAAACATCAGCGACTTGTACTTCAGGGCTGAATCGTTTGCGAGACAGTTAGAAAACTACACAGCGGTCATTGTGCCGCAAACGGAACAGGCGTTGCAGGCCAGCATGATGGCGTATCAAACGGGCAAAACGGATTTCCTGATGTTGATCGATTCCTACCGCATGCTGGTTGACGTGACGATGGAAAAGTTGATGTTGCGGATGCAGCGTGAACAAGCCGTCGCCGAGTTGAAGCGTGAGGTTGGCTACGCCGGAATTTTTGAGAAACGAGATTGA
- a CDS encoding T9SS type A sorting domain-containing protein — protein MHSYIRFFVVAAAFAGLLTATAQPAVYPLHKGDRWQYTLVPMTARIDKDSLMPNGQRYALIKYEFSRADRWERTSGNRVYWYNPQTNEEHVWYDFSLAPGDTVTIIPRTNDSTIIYFVSTGTYDLFGAARRWWSFWVDHVTSIIDEEEWITITDSIGMTHISAMWYTSSIMGAIINGMQYGTIVHAGEHSVIPRGFHLHQNFPNPFNPGTEIRYQMPEVRHVTLKVFDVLGREVATLVNEVKPPGEYSVQFDGSNLSSGVYFYRLQTESFEETKKLLLAR, from the coding sequence ATGCACAGCTACATCAGGTTCTTCGTCGTTGCCGCAGCATTTGCGGGCTTGCTTACAGCAACAGCCCAGCCTGCGGTGTATCCTCTCCACAAAGGAGATCGGTGGCAGTACACTCTTGTCCCAATGACAGCACGTATTGACAAAGATTCGTTGATGCCAAACGGACAACGGTACGCGCTCATTAAATATGAGTTCAGCAGAGCCGATCGGTGGGAGCGAACAAGCGGAAACCGGGTCTATTGGTACAACCCGCAGACAAATGAAGAACATGTGTGGTACGATTTCTCGCTCGCTCCCGGCGACACGGTAACCATCATTCCGAGGACGAATGATTCCACAATTATCTACTTCGTCAGCACGGGTACATACGATCTTTTTGGCGCTGCGCGCAGGTGGTGGTCATTCTGGGTTGACCATGTTACCTCCATAATCGACGAAGAAGAGTGGATTACTATCACTGACAGCATTGGTATGACTCACATCTCAGCAATGTGGTATACCAGCTCGATAATGGGGGCCATCATCAATGGAATGCAATACGGAACAATCGTTCATGCCGGTGAGCATTCCGTCATTCCACGCGGGTTTCACCTCCACCAAAATTTCCCCAACCCGTTCAACCCAGGAACAGAGATCAGATATCAGATGCCAGAGGTCAGACATGTAACGCTGAAGGTGTTTGATGTGTTGGGTCGGGAAGTGGCGACGCTGGTGAATGAAGTGAAACCGCCGGGCGAGTACTCAGTCCAGTTCGATGGCAGCAACCTTTCCAGCGGCGTGTACTTCTACAGGCTTCAAACGGAATCGTTTGAGGAAACGAAGAAACTGTTGCTGGCGAGATGA